The Candidatus Hydrogenedens sp. genome includes the window TTGCCTGCATTAGCAAGGGCTCGTGAAGCAGCAAGAAGGTCAAGCTGCCAGAACAATTTAAAGCAATGGGGATTGGTATTCAAAATGTATTGTGGTGAAGCAAAAGGCGAAAGATTCCCAAGAATTCTTGTAAGGGAAGGCTCACAACCTATATATAGAGACTGTGATGTTGCCAATCCTACATACACTACTTTTACAAGGTCTGTATTCCTTGCTATGGGTCCTGATTTAACAACTTTGTATCCTGAATACCTAACGGACCCTGCGATAATCTTCTGTCCATCCGATGCACAAAGTAATATAAAAGATGTTACCAACGATGCTACAGGTGAGAATACAGCGGGTTGGTTATGCACTAATGAACATTATGGTGCGGCTGCAATAGATGAAAGTTATATATATATCGGTTGGGTTTTAGACCGAGCCAAAACTACAGACAACCCTATGACATTACCAGCAGTTCCTCCACTAATTAATGAACCTGTAACAGGACCAGGACAATTTGTTGAACTTGCTTTAAATACACTTGTCCCTGTTTTTGCTAACCCATCACAATGGCCCAATCTCGTTGATAAAGATGTACCAGTATCAGCAGGTAATGGTAATGGAGGTGGCAATACTGTATACCGATTAAGAGAAGGAATTGAAAGATTTTTAATTACGGATATTAATAATTCAGCATCCTCTGCCCAAGCACAGAGTTCTGTATGGATTATGCTCGACCATGTTTCAACCAAACCCGAAGGATTTAATCATATTCCCGGTGGCTCTAATGTGCTTTATATGGATGGACATGTAGAATTTATTCGTTATGTTGCAGAAGACCCATTAAATCCGACAGGAGCCGGAACTCCTCCTGTAAATGCAGGTATGGCTGAAATTATTGGTATGTTTATTTAGTAACAATATTCATAATTCTACATTTATATTATTGTATATTGTAAAAACAACGAGTCTAAAAAA containing:
- a CDS encoding DUF1559 domain-containing protein; translated protein: MKKSKKGFTLIELLVVIAIIGILAAILLPALARAREAARRSSCQNNLKQWGLVFKMYCGEAKGERFPRILVREGSQPIYRDCDVANPTYTTFTRSVFLAMGPDLTTLYPEYLTDPAIIFCPSDAQSNIKDVTNDATGENTAGWLCTNEHYGAAAIDESYIYIGWVLDRAKTTDNPMTLPAVPPLINEPVTGPGQFVELALNTLVPVFANPSQWPNLVDKDVPVSAGNGNGGGNTVYRLREGIERFLITDINNSASSAQAQSSVWIMLDHVSTKPEGFNHIPGGSNVLYMDGHVEFIRYVAEDPLNPTGAGTPPVNAGMAEIIGMFI